Proteins encoded together in one Quercus lobata isolate SW786 chromosome 3, ValleyOak3.0 Primary Assembly, whole genome shotgun sequence window:
- the LOC115979478 gene encoding aldehyde dehydrogenase family 2 member B7, mitochondrial-like, whose amino-acid sequence MSEVPIKPSVTVKYTQLFIDGKFVDAASGKTFQTLDPRTGEVIANVAEGDAEDINRAVAAARKAFDEGPWPKMTAYERQKIVLRYADLLEQHNDELAALETWDNGKPYQQAVTEVQIYIRLMRYYAGWADKIHGLTVPADGPYHMQTLHEPIGVAGGIIPWNFPLPMFAWKVGPALACGNTLVMKPAEQTPLTALFAAKLFHEAGLPPGVLNVIPGYGPTAGAALASHMDVDKLAFTGSTETGKIVHELANKSNLKSVSLELGGKSAFIVCEDADIDKAVELAHFALFFNQGQCCCAGSRTFVHESIYDEFVEKAKQRALKRSIGDPFKEGIEQGPQIDTEQFNKILKYIKSGVECGATLESGGERYGDKGYYIKPTVFSNVKDDMLIAKDEIFGPVQTILKFKDLDEVIRRANDSQYGLAAGIFSQNVDTINTLTRALRVGTVWVNCYNVYDAALPFGGYKMSGHGREKGMNSLEHYLQVKSVCIPLVNPAWL is encoded by the exons ATGTCTGAGGTTCCAATTAAGCCATCGGTTACAGTAAAATATACCCAGCTTTTTATTGATGGGAAATTTGTCGACGCAGCATCAG GGAAAACTTTTCAGACATTGGATCCCAGGACAGGGGAAGTGATTGCCAATGTTGCTGAAGGTGATGCTGAAGATATAAATCGAGCCGTTGCTGCTGCTCGCAAGGCATTTGATGAAGGACCATGGCCAAAGATGACTGCTTAT GAAAGGCAAAAAATAGTTTTGCGCTATGCGGATTTGCTTGAGCAGCACAATGATGAACTTGCAGCGCTTGAGACTTGGGACAATGGGAAGCCATATCAACAGGCTGTTACAGAAGTTCAAATTTATATACGCCTGATGAGATACTATGCTG GGTGGGCGGATAAGATCCATGGTCTCACAGTTCCAGCTGACGGACCATACCATATGCAAACCTTGCATGAACCTATTGGTGTTGCTGGTGGGATTATTCCATGGAATTTTCCTCTCCCCATGTTTGCTTGGAAGGTCGGGCCTGCATTAGCATGTGGCAACACCCTTGTAATGAAACCAGCAGAGCAGACACCATTGACTGCTTTATTTGCAGCAAAGCTATTTCATGAG GCTGGACTTCCTCCAGGTGTTCTAAATGTGATCCCTGGTTATGGTCCAACTGCTGGTGCAGCTCTTGCCAGTCATATGGATGTGGATAAG CTTGCTTTCACTGGATCAACAGAGACAGGAAAAATTGTTCATGAATTGGCAAACAAAAGCAATCTGAAGTCAGTATCTTTGGAACTCGGAGGGAAATCAGCCTTTATTGTATGTGAGGATGCTGATATAGATAAGGCAGTGGAGCTTGCCCACTTTGCTTTGTTCTTTAATCAG GGACAATGCTGCTGTGCTGGATCTCGTACATTTGTACATGAAAGTATATATGATGAGTTCGTAGAGAAAGCAAAGCAGCGTGCTTTGAAGCGTTCTATTGGTGATCCATTCAAGGAGGGCATTGAACAAGGTCCTCAG ATTGACACGGAGCAATTTAACAAAATCCTGAAATACATAAAATCTGGTGTTGAATGTGGAGCTACCCTGGAAAGTGGGGGAGAAAGATATGGCGACAAGGGCTATTACATTAAGCCCACAGTGTTCTCAAATGTTAAG GATGACATGTTGATAGCAAAGGATGAGATATTCGGTCCCGTGCAGACCATCTTGAAATTCAA GGACCTTGACGAGGTGATTCGAAGGGCGAATGACTCGCAATATGGGCTTGCTGCTGGGATCTTTTCGCAGAACGTAGACACTATTAACACATTAACACGTGCATTACGAGTTGGGACTGTATGGGTGAACTGCTATAATGTATATGATGCTGCACTTCCTTTTGGTGGGTACAAGATGAGTGGGCATGGCAGAGAGAAAGGAATGAATAGTCTGGAACATTACTTGCAAGTCAAGTCTGTTTGCATTCCTTTGGTGAATCCAGCATGGCTctaa